A window from Pichia kudriavzevii chromosome 5, complete sequence encodes these proteins:
- a CDS encoding uncharacterized protein (PKUD0E01270; similar to Saccharomyces cerevisiae YNL239W (LAP3); ancestral locus Anc_2.5) gives MSPSQINVDNLSNWTEEFKSDAKTQIGGSVLQHSNIDEVLINRDAEIANKHIFNHKIEIEGLPVMDQKASGRCWLFASTNLMRVTAMKKYNLKEIKLSPSYLFFYDKLERANYFLEQIIDTHKEPIDSRLVQYFLTNPVEDGGQFTMMAQIATKYGVVPDQVYPDSFNTTTSRIMNRLVNHRLRSYAMTLRNALDEGKDVMSLKNEMQKEVYRLLTMFLGNPPKPNEEFVWEFTDKDGKYESIKTTPLKYATEVLDFHAPEYVSLLNDPRNKYNKMVQVERLGNVAGGEPVAYLNLEIEKLSQAVVNRIKNNKPVFFGTDTPKFMDKSRGIMDINLWDYELLGYDVRTMSKKERVVFGDSLMTHAMLITAVHVDENGKPVRYRVENSWGTKSGQEGYYTMTQEYFEEYVYQVVIEKSEFAALNLDVSILEDKEPVVLPPYDPMGALAL, from the coding sequence ATGTCTCCTTCACAAATTAACGTTGACAACTTATCTAATTGGactgaagaattcaaatcTGACGCCAAGACTCAAATCGGGGGTTCTGTATTGCAACATTCCAACATTGATGAGGTCTTGATTAACAGAGATGCAGAAATCGCCAACAAGCATATCTTCAACCACaagattgaaattgaaggtCTACCTGTCATGGATCAGAAGGCTTCTGGTAGATGTTGGTTGTTTGCATCGACTAACTTGATGCGTGTTACTgcaatgaagaaatacaatttgaaggaaatcAAGCTTTCCCCATCgtatttgtttttctatGACAAATTGGAAAGAGCAAACTATTTCCTTGAACAAATCATCGACACCCATAAGGAACCAATCGATTCAAGATTGGTTCAATATTTCCTGACCAATCCAGTTGAAGATGGTGGTCAATTCACCATGATGGCACAAATTGCTACCAAATACGGTGTTGTTCCTGATCAAGTCTACCCAGATTCTTTCAACACAACCACTTCGAGGATTATGAACAGATTAGTCAACCACAGATTACGTTCTTATGCAATGACTTTACGTAACGCTCTAGATGAAGGTAAAGATGTAATGTCCTTGAAGAATGAGATGCAAAAAGAAGTTTATCGTTTGCTAACAATGTTCCTTGGTAACCCACCAAAGCCAAACGAAGAGTTTGTCTGGGAATTCACCGATAAAGATGGTAAATATGAATCTATTAAAACTACACCATTAAAATATGCAACTGAAGTTTTGGATTTCCATGCTCCAGAATATGTTTCCTTGTTAAATGACCCAAGAAATAAGTATAACAAGATGGTTCAAGTTGAAAGATTAGGTAATGTTGCTGGTGGCGAACCAGTTGCATACTTAAACttagaaattgaaaagttatCTCAAGCTGTTGTTAAcagaatcaaaaataacaaaccAGTTTTCTTTGGTACCGATACACCTAAATTTATGGATAAAAGTAGAGGTATTATGGATATCAATTTATGGGACTATGAGTTATTAGGTTATGATGTCCGTACCATGtcaaagaaggaaagaGTTGTTTTTGGTGATTCTTTAATGACCCACGCTATGTTGATTACTGCAGTGCACGTCGATGAAAATGGCAAACCTGTCAGATACAGAGTCGAAAACAGTTGGGGTACCAAGAGTGGTCAAGAAGGTTATTACACAATGACCCaagaatattttgaagagtACGTTTATCAAGTAGTCATTGAAAAGAGTGAATTTGCTGCCCTAAACCTCGATGTTTCCATTCTGGAGGATAAAGAACCAGTCGTCTTGCCACCTTATGACCCTATGGGTGCACTTGCTTTataa
- a CDS encoding uncharacterized protein (PKUD0E01280; similar to Saccharomyces cerevisiae YNL238W (KEX2); ancestral locus Anc_2.6), translated as MNFTWVFKILLCLIFSNRINAIGNKDFANKDYLMVEVKGDYDLHNIQELHPDWEYEYEIDFLDNFHVFSMKKDHQLIEKFSKYTSIKELLQGDKKLIKREDYDFLSSLNDNNVTGVHLLPRKQLVKRFPVPVSYGKDVPVLHSRENTNVDSSLDEIAQVAEEFGINDPIFKEQWHIKNAFNPGHDVNVIPVWRKNITGRGVVTALIDDGLDYESIDLKDNYCPEGSWDYNDNRPNPKPELTNDYHGTRCAAEIAASRGNDYCGVGVAYDSKVSGIRILSGEITSEEEAAAMIYGLDVNDIYSCSWGPPDNGRSMDEPDKLIKSAILKGIQEGRKGKGALYVFASGNGGSRGDTCNFDGYTNSIYSLTVTAIDYKGLHPNYAESCTAVMVSTYSSGSGEHIHTTDIHEQCTANHGGTSAAAPLAAGIYALVLEANPELTWRDVQYLTVLSAAEIEPYDPSWQNSAIEGRKYSPKYGWGKIDAEKMVDMAQNNWTLLKPQAWYYMPYQQVNKKIEKKIDEIEDNFEISNEVLRYSNFEKVEQLTITVDIDSQKRGDVEVDLISPNGIVSKLAEKRPRDTDKGGFKKWTFSTVAHWGEEGTGNWTIKVRNVGEENTINFKGWQLKAFGECIDPELAKRFDIDEDYSLVNNEDYNKNVENGKSLETPNSSETGTSNAETAHTTSEEGIKPTNTGALGASPLPSEENKPNDGNDGNTAHAHKPTHHYVIYFVSLIVIGFIASLWIFKKGKKGGARRLQDYEFDIIRPEDDESSRFEFEDLEDDEDAHEFHIESSDEDDHHPHEQQQRQPPGMNSDSEFDLGSSYLSGHEKSNTVIEDVRQHEKKQNTESSGMLHSASSEESPFGEINDNKRTIL; from the coding sequence ATGAATTTTACCTGggtattcaaaattttgctgtgtttgatattttcaaatcgTATCAATGCCATAGGCAATAAGGACTTTGCTAACAAAGACTACCTAATGGTAGAAGTAAAGGGGGATTATGATTTACATAACATACAAGAATTACATCCAGATTGGgaatatgaatatgaaaTTGACTTTCTAGATAATTTTCATGTGTTTAGTATGAAGAAAGACCATCAGTTAAtagaaaagttttcaaagtaCACATCTATCAAAGAGCTCTTGCAAGGTGACAAAAAATTAATTAAACGTGAAGATTATGATTTTTTGAGTAGTTTGAATGATAACAATGTTACAGGTGTTCATTTACTACCGAGGAAACAACTAGTAAAACGTTTCCCTGTTCCCGTATCATATGGGAAAGACGTACCTGTTCTACATTCTCGAGAGAACACGAACGTTGATTCAAGCTTAGATGAAATAGCTCAAGTTGCAGAAGAATTTGGTATTAATGATCCAATCTTCAAAGAGCAGTGGCATATTAAGAACGCGTTCAACCCAGGACACGACGTGAATGTAATACCTGTGTGGAGGAAAAATATCACAGGCAGAGGTGTAGTGACTGCATTGATTGATGATGGCTTAGATTATGAGtcaattgatttgaaggataaTTATTGTCCTGAAGGTTCATGGGATTATAATGATAACAGACCAAATCCTAAACCAGAGTTGACGAATGACTACCATGGTACCAGATGTGCTGCTGAGATCGCAGCTTCCAGGGGCAATGATTACTGTGGTGTCGGGGTTGCGTATGACTCGAAAGTATCGGGCATCCGGATATTAAGTGGTGAAATTACCtccgaagaagaagctgcTGCTATGATTTATGGATTAGACGTTAATGATATCTATTCATGTTCTTGGGGGCCACCGGACAATGGTCGTTCTATGGACGAGCCTGATAAGCTGATCAAATCGGCAATTCTAAAAGGTATCCAAGAAGGCAGAAAAGGGAAAGGTGCATTGTACGTTTTTGCAAGTGGTAATGGTGGGTCTCGTGGAGATACCTGTAATTTTGATGGTTATACCAATAGTATTTATTCACTGACAGTGACAGCAATAGATTATAAGGGGTTACATCCAAACTACGCAGAATCGTGTACTGCTGTTATGGTATCTACTTATTCCTCTGGGTCTGGTGAACATATACATACAACAGATATCCATGAACAATGTACTGCAAATCATGGTGGCACATCTGCTGCAGCACCTTTAGCGGCTGGTATATATGCACTTGTACTGGAAGCAAATCCAGAACTAACATGGAGAGATGTTCAATATTTAACCGTACTTAGTGCGGCTGAAATTGAACCATATGATCCGTCTTGGCAAAACTCAGCAATTGAAGGACGTAAATATTCGCCTAAATATGGATGGGGGAAAATTGATGCTGAGAAAATGGTTGACATGGCACAGAATAATTGGACCTTGTTAAAACCTCAAGCTTGGTACTACATGCCATATCAACAAgtgaataaaaaaattgaaaagaaaattgacGAAATTGAGgataactttgaaatttcaaatgaAGTCTTACGATATTCTaattttgagaaagttGAGCAATTAACTATTACagttgatattgattctCAAAAAAGAGGTGACGTTGAGGTTGATTTAATCTCTCCCAATGGCATTGTCTCCAAACTAGCTGAAAAGAGGCCTAGAGATACTGACAAAGGTGGGTTCAAAAAGTGGACTTTTTCGACAGTTGCGCATTGGGGAGAGGAAGGTACCGGTAACTGGACAATCAAAGTAAGAAATGTtggtgaagaaaataccatcaatttcaaaggaTGGCAGTTAAAGGCATTTGGTGAATGTATTGATCCAGAATTAGCTAAACgatttgatattgatgaagactATAGTTTGGTAAATAACGAAGATTATAataaaaatgttgaaaatggtaaatCATTAGAGACACCAAACTCCAGTGAAACGGGCACAAGCAATGCAGAAACGGCTCATACCACTAGTGAAGAAGGTATTAAACCTACAAATACAGGTGCTTTGGGGGCCTCGCCGTTACCtagtgaagaaaataagcCAAATGATGGTAATGATGGAAATACGGCACATGCACATAAACCTACACATCACTATGtaatttattttgtttctttgattgtCATTGGATTTATTGCCTCATTGTGGATATTCAAGAAAGGTAAAAAAGGAGGAGCACGTCGTTTACAAGATTATGAGTTTGATATTATACGACCAGAAGATGACGAAAGTAGCAGATTCGAATTTGAAGATctagaagatgatgaagatgccCACGAATTTCATATCGAGTCATCCGACGAAGACGACCATCATCCACATGAACAGCAGCAACGACAACCGCCAGGTATGAATAGTGATTCCGAATTTGATTTAGGAAGCAGCTATTTGTCTGGACACGAGAAATCCAACACTGTGATTGAAGATGTTCGACAACACGAGAAAAAACAGAATACTGAAAGTTCTGGCATGCTACACTCGGCTTCTTCTGAAGAATCGCCTTTTGGTGAAATCAATGACAATAAACGTACTATTCTATAA
- a CDS encoding uncharacterized protein (PKUD0E01290; similar to Saccharomyces cerevisiae YDL215C (GDH2); ancestral locus Anc_2.68) codes for MTAAIPNLQSLTLDNNFSQSSFQNVSREDVQANGYRPSVFESKDDQISKVMDLLDSYSLIPENLIESETSFFYNDLGIDDTYFASESVENIASNILALYAAKINATVNSNLNNDIHFKKITDNHAVYFETGSVSNFEKEIDDEFLDVADKSYRLESFTSNLPNGEMIRCHFVYKSIFSNEENQLVNSSSSKEIDLISDDTFQKIATNYTKTLYSEILEESKLTEGPIVKHYTISETGELRIIIGFKKGSSHRYNSALSTLVKYYGLNIKRKYVENFSNNYTIISMYLNSNPELESTLTTLQLTKEASLLYCIPDNKFYSKFENGEWSIQECIYAHCGVIFATHFLNRSGPEFQQLKKILLDSSIVNPKNVELVSKIKERFNSETFSESYIIETFNSNSEFIQQLYKHFVDNHYTTSSTKMVRTLSYQRTSQIEGIENDSQFNEKIQDISNDGYSTVLKVLYSFNKSILKTNFFQTSKIALSFRLNPSFLPVSEYPNTPFGMFFIVGSEFRGFHIRFRDVARGGIRIVLSRNEDFYLKNMRSLFDENYNLASTQQKKNKDIPEGGSKGVILINPGSAQLKPKECFVKYIDSLLDLLILNDPTREKIVDFYGKNEMLYMGPDENTAGFVDWATLHAKKRGAKFGFPWKAFFTGKSPTIGGIPHDEYGMTTLSVRAYTEGVYKKLNIDDWSKIKKLQMGGGDGDLGSNEIKLSGNETYIGLVDGFGCIVDEDGIDKNELLRLANNRFGNNKFDKSKLGPKGYAIMVEDKDIQLPNGKIIHSGIQFRNNFHLNLKEIYPPNSINLWVPCGGRPNSIDVTTVQSLIDSKTGKSIIPIIVEGANLFITQAAKYILEDAGAIVLKDASTNKGGVTSSSLEVLAALSLSDEEFQNKFCVDPVNNSVPRFYQDYVKEVQEIIKINADNEFNMLWKLKQDTKKSFADLSDELSIAINKLGDELSSSKELWEDDVEFRNIVLKNALPKLLLNEIGLDRILERVPESYLKAIFATKLASEFVYTRGIDANPAKFLEFVSSIKRST; via the coding sequence ATGACGGCAGCTATTCCAAATTTACAGAGTTTGACTCTAGATAACAACTTCTCCCAATCCTCATTTCAAAATGTCTCTAGAGAAGATGTTCAAGCCAATGGATACAGACCTTCTGTTTTCGAATCAAAGGATGATCAAATTTCTAAAGTTATGGACCTATTAGATTCGTATTCTCTCATTCCGGAAAACTTGATTGAATCTGAAACGAGTTTTTTCTATAATGATTTGGGAATTGATGATACATATTTTGCATCGGAATctgttgaaaatatagcATCCAATATTTTGGCACTTTATGCTGCTAAAATCAATGCTACAGtcaattcaaatttaaataatgatattcattttaaaaaaataactgACAATCATGcagtttattttgaaactgGTTCTGTAtctaattttgaaaaggaaatcgatgatgaatttttaGATGTTGCTGATAAATCATATAGATTAGAATCCTTTACATCCAATTTACCCAATGGTGAAATGATTAGATGTCATTTTGTTTATAAGtcgattttctcaaatgaGGAGAATCAATTGGTTAATTCAAGTTCaagcaaagaaattgaCTTAATATCTGATGATACTTTCCAAAAAATTGCAACTAATTATACGAAAACCTTATATTCTGaaattttggaagaatCAAAATTAACTGAGGGACCAATTGTTAAACATTATACAATTTCAGAAACTGGTGAATTGAGAATTATTATTGGTTTTAAGAAAGGTTCTTCTCATAGGTATAATTCAGCATTATCAACTTTAGTTAAATATTATGGATTAAATATTAAGAGAAAatatgttgaaaatttctcaaataattATACAATTATTTCAATgtatttgaattcaaatcCAGAACTCGAATCAACCTTGACCACTTTACAATTGACTAAGGAAGCATCTTTATTATATTGTATTCCAGATAACAAATtctattcaaaatttgaaaatggtgaatgGTCAATTCAAGAATGTATTTATGCCCATTGTGGTGTTATATTTGCAACTCATTTCTTGAATAGATCTGGTCCtgaatttcaacaattaaAGAAGATCTTGTTAGATTCTTCGATTGTTAATCCAAAGAATGTCGAATTGGTTTCTAAAATCAAGGAGAGATTTAATTCAGAAACTTTTTCGGAATCGTACATTATTGAGACTTTTAATTCCAATTCTGAATTCATTCAACAATTATATAAGcattttgttgataatcACTATACAACTTCCTCAACTAAAATGGTTAGAACTTTATCCTATCAAAGAACTTCTCAAATTGAAggtattgaaaatgattcacaatttaatgaaaaaatccAAGATATTAGTAATGATGGTTATTCAACAGTTTTAAAAGTTTTATATTCTTTTAATAAGTCCATCTTGAAGaccaattttttccaaacttCTAAGATTGCTCTATCATTTAGATTGAATCCTTCATTTTTACCAGTTTCTGAATATCCAAACACACCTTTTGGTATGTTTTTTATCGTTGGTTCGGAATTTAGAGGTTTCCATATTAGATTTAGAGATGTTGCTAGAGGAGGTATCAGAATTGTTTTATCAAGAAATGAAGATTtctatttgaaaaatatgaggtcattatttgatgaaaattatAACTTGGCTTCAAcacaacaaaagaaaaataagGATATACCAGAAGGTGGTTCAAAGGGTGTAATTTTAATCAATCCAGGTTCTGCCCAATTAAAACCAAAGGAATGTTTTGTTAAATATATCGATTCTTTATTAGACTTGTTAATTTTGAATGATCCTACAAGAGAGAAGattgttgatttctatGGTAAAAATGAAATGTTATATATGGGACCAGATGAAAATACTGCCGGTTTTGTTGATTGGGCAACTTTACATGCTAAAAAGAGGGGTGCCAAGTTTGGATTTCCATGGAAGGCCTTCTTTACAGGTAAATCTCCAACTATTGGTGGTATTCCACACGATGAATATGGTATGACCACATTATCTGTTAGGGCTTACACTGAGGGCGTCTATaagaaattgaatattgatgattggtcaaagatcaagaaattaCAAATGGGTGGAGGTGATGGTGATTTAGGttcaaatgaaatcaagttATCTGGCAATGAGACCTATATTGGACTAGTTGATGGGTTTGGTTGTATTGTGGACGAAGATGGTATCGATAAAAATGAACTTTTGAGGTTGGCCAATAATAGATTTGGTAATAATAagtttgataaatcaaaattagGCCCAAAAGGGTATGCCATTATGGTTGAAGATAAGGATATACAATTACCTAATGGTAAGATTATACATTCCGGTATTCAGTTTAGAAACAACtttcatttgaatttgaaagaaatttATCCTCCAAATTCTATCAATTTATGGGTCCCATGTGGTGGTAGACCAAATTCAATTGACGTAACAACTGTTCAAAGTTTAATTGATTCTAAAACCGGTAAGTCGATTATTCCTATCATTGTTGAAGGTGCCAATTTGTTTATCACACAAGCTGCCAAATATATTTTGGAAGATGCCGGTGCAATCGTCTTAAAGGATGCATCTACAAATAAGGGTGGTGTtacatcttcttctttggaaGTTTTGGCTGCATTATCGTTGAGTGACGAAGAATTCCAAAATAAATTTTGTGTTGATCCAGTTAACAATTCAGTTCCAAGGTTTTATCAGGACTATGTTAAGGAAGTCCAAGAAATTATTAAAATCAATGCCGATAATGAGTTCAATATGTTGTGGAAGTTGAAACAAGATACGAAGAAATCCTTTGCAGATTTGTCTGATGAATTGTCAATTGCAATCAACAAATTGGGTGATGAATTATCTTCCTCAAAGGAGTTGTGggaagatgatgttgaattcCGTAACATTGTCTTAAAAAACGCGTTACCAAAGTTATTATTGAATGAAATTGGTTTAGATAGAATATTAGAAAGAGTACCAGAGTCTTACTTGAAGGCTATTTTTGCTACAAAGTTGGCATCTGAGTTTGTTTACACAAGAGGTATTGATGCAAACCCAGCAAAGTTCTTAGAATTTGTTTCCTCTATAAAGAGAAGCACCtga
- a CDS encoding uncharacterized protein (PKUD0E01300; similar to Saccharomyces cerevisiae YER118C (SHO1); ancestral locus Anc_7.419) → MLSLPKRTKTNRPASPTTVNLVIVITISISALAWIIAFVGSIAASQSIEHFPKFTWWGLVFQLFVVIIIPVAYYLGLLPVYRNFLMASVIIAFIYSSNSTNNMIYYSSSSTSAASTGFILLSMTNFLWLVYLGSDESSPIVEFIDQYGKPINIIERKRLSISTQNRHNSNNYKSSGSNVVYQSTAYVNHNQSDIYSNMEDSHELAGFENPVSESLETPQMSEFNDSAFRQSGILPVIQIDPNNNGTGTNLTGISSVSKYMESYPILVRGLYDYNASPDDVNELSFKKGEIFRVKNTNGNWWQAKNKKGEIGMCPSNYLEIVT, encoded by the coding sequence ATGCTCTCCTTGCCCAAACGTACAAAGACTAACCGTCCGGCCAGTCCAACTACCGTCAACCTCGTCATTGTCATCACTATATCCATCTCTGCCTTGGCATGGATAATAGCCTTTGTAGGGTCTATTGCCGCTTCACAATCAATAGAACATTTCCCCAAATTCACTTGGTGGGGATTGGtctttcaactttttgtGGTGATTATAATCCCAGTAGCATATTATTTGGGCTTGTTGCCTGTTTACAGAAACTTTCTAATGGCATCAGTCATAATTGCATTTATCTAttcctcaaattcaactaaCAATATGATCTATTACTCAAGctcttcaacttctgcTGCTAGTACCGGGTTTATCCTTCTTAGTATGACCAACtttctttggttggttTATTTGGGTTCAGATGAGTCTTCCCCCATTGTGGAATTCATCGATCAATATGGTAAACCTATCAATATAATCGAAAGGAAAAGGCTTAGTATCTCCACCCAGAATAGGCACAATAGTAACAACTATAAAAGTAGTGGTAGTAACGTCGTCTATCAGTCAACCGCTTACGTGAATCACAATCAGTCAGACATTTATAGCAACATGGAAGATTCTCATGAATTGGCAGGATTCGAAAACCCAGTTAGTGAATCCTTAGAAACTCCTCAAATGTCGGAATTTAACGATTCTGCATTCAGACAATCAGGCATATTGCCCGTAATTCAGATCGATCCAAATAACAACGGAACAGGTACAAATCTAACAGGAATATCATCAGTCTCCAAATATATGGAGTCGTACCCTATATTGGTCAGAGGATTATACGACTATAATGCCAGTCCTGATGATGTTAATGAACTAAGCTTCAAAAAGGGAGAAATCTTTAGAgtaaaaaatacaaacgGTAACTGGTGGCAGGcaaagaataaaaaggGTGAAATCGGTATGTGTCCAAGTAAttatcttgaaattgtaaCTTAA